ACGCACCCGCTGGCAGCTGCCACCGGAGGATGTGACCATGCAGGCGCTCATTTGAGATCTGTGATATTGTGACTTAATGCAAAGTCTCCCCTGTTTTGTTGCATTTGGATGGATGGTAGCCATTTCACAGGAGTGAGGGAATGGAGTGAATTACCACACAGAAAACAAAGGGAAATCTGAAATCACTGACCTAAGGTCCACTCTGTGTCCATAATGTATCTTTTATAGTTTTCAAAAATAGACGGGCTTAGTAAAAGATTGTTACATTTCTGTCAAACTGGGGAATCCATCAGACAGGACACTGATTCCATATAAAGATGTTAGTGTCTGGCTGTGGCCTGCAGACTTGCTGTGCCTGTGCATCCAGGTGCAGTGGGTGACAGGGGTGGCCGACAGGCGTCTGTCTGTTTCTGTTAACTCTCCCGCTGGCCTCCTGCTCTCCATGATCGACGACGCCAAAGGCCAAGTCAGCTTCCTGGCACGAGAGACAGGTAAAGAGCCACTCTCTCCTGGAGGTCCCTCCCACATGGGTCTGCCGAATATGAATTCATACACTAAAGGATGGGAGGGACATCAGCATTGtgggacattactggggaaacGTCTCACTCCTGCACTTCAGCAACTGCTCTGGTGGCTTTTCTGAACACAGGTTTTTATCAGATGTGCTTCAGCAATTTCCACAACCGCCTGGGCAGCATGCAGGTCTTCCTGAGCTTCGGGGTTTACTACGAAGGTGCAGGAGAAGGGAAAGAGAAGGAGGAAAAGCAGAAAGAACTGAATGACACGCTGTCCATCATTCAGGTAGGAGCCGGTCTAAGAGCAGATGTCCTGAAACCAGTGATGGTCTTAAGACAACTGCTGAATCTTGCTGAATTTGATTGTCATTTTTCTAGGTAGCAACTGTCATGTTTCTAATAAGCCTGAATTACAGCGTGGACAAGAGCAGCCTTTACAGGCTTTCAGTTTCGTATCCGTGGGAGATAATTATGTTACTTTGTGGTCATCCTGCTCTGCATGCATCTGATCTAGGGAGCTAAGCAGAGTTGGGGCTGGTTAGTACTTAGATGGGAGACTTGGGTGTTTTTTTGCCTCAGCAGGTTACGAAAACcgtgactggaaggttgctggttcaaatcccagcatcagcagagtgatttcattgttgagcccctgagcaaggcccttaaccacaaTTTCTCCAGAAGCAGAATGACCTCGCTTTCTTATAAGACACAtgatgctttggataaaagcatctgctaaacaaataaaatgtaacctTTTCATTTTCAGCAGAACGTTCATGCAGCTGTTCCTGCTCTTGCTTGACAGGATAGTTCCTACAGGCTGCAGGCCTACGTGTTCCACATGGGGCGCTACTACAGCTTTGCCCGCATGAGCAAAGGGGCAGACTACTACCTGCTCCTATCCAACACCAGCTACGTGACCTGGTGGTCTGCCGCCCAGAGTGCCGTCATCATCACGGCTGGATACCTGCAGCTTCTCGTCCTCAAGAGGCTCTTCAAAACCACAACAAGCACAGAGAGCAACAAGCCTCGCTGCTGAGGCATCTCTCTGTGGCCCGGCTCGAAGTCGCCCCCACGGTGGCACGGTGCCCACAGCCTGGCAACCCACCATGTTGCTTTACCTATTACTGAGCTGGTTACCTGTTGGATCAGCTCTTATACAAGAGGGATCAGCTCTTATACAAGAGGGATCAGCTTTTATTCAAGAGTGATAATCATGTAATCTGTTCTCAACTAAGAGTTGCAAATAAAAGGACAGTACTTTAACTAAAAGAAGGAGGTTTGTATTTTAAAGGCTCCTGTAGCTCACAATAAAaaggtcatcagttcaaatcccatggtacACACAAAAATTGTAaaagtgtcagataaatgaatgtGTTAAATAATGCCCATGTTATTCTACAAGCTTTGTAGCACAGctataaaacacattttcagtgGTGCGGAAGACCTTTCTTTTAGTGATGAGGTACAAACACCTCTGAAGTTGGATGCCCGTTATGATTTTCCTGTGTCTGCCGCTGAACGCACCTTAAAGTTAATAAAGCACACGTGTAATGCAGGAGTGCAGGAGGAGTTAATCATTAAATCCATCAGATAGCAGCCGCTGAGCTGCACCacagcatgtgtgtgagtgtgagcgtGAGTGTGAATGCAGGTCATGCACGTTCGGCTCTGCTgctccctgctgctgctgctgcttagACGTGGTGATGGGGGGCAAAAAACAGAACCGCTTGCTGACAGAGGGGAACGGGCCACGTTTTGGGGATCCGATCACTACGACTTCACCATCATGCTGCCCGGCTCGGGGCTGCAGTGCTTCTGGCACTTCGCACAAGAGAGCGGCCGCTTCTACCTGACATACATGGTGAGTACAGGCCGGGCGTGAAGGACAGGACACCGGCGGATGGGACTGGGCCGACTGGGATGCTTTCAAGTTAGGAAAAAAGGCGTTTTGGTATGTCAGGTAATCAGCCAAATGTTTCACACACGTGTGACCTGATGAACCACTTGTGCAGTCATCCGTCTCTGTGATTTTAATAAGAACAGGATGACAGTGTAGAGTACTGAATGGTATTTGACAGCGTGAGATTGTTTTTGGTATCTAAGCAGTCAATGACAGGATTTAGGGAGCTTCACTAAGCTCTGGAAAACTAGCATTACATTCTGGTAGCTTTTTACAATAAGTATGTAACCTGGAGCCTTGCTTCTCCTTGGGCTTATCACCTGCCTCTTTCAGGTGAAGTGATACCTTATCTCCACCTTCCTCAGGTGCCAGGCTTGCTTGAACACCCCCATTACCACCCCCAGTGGCCAGATGCCTCATGACGAAAAAATTCTTATACACTAACATACGTCCTTCTTCTTAGTGTCAACATATCATTTAAAAATCCAGATTACCTTTGGTATTACGTTTTATTTCAGTGTAGCCGCATAACAGACATTTGCAAGGCTGGATATTTTGGCACCGGGATTAATGATAAACATCTTGGTGAGCTGTTTCCTTAGCCATCAGCTCCCAATCTGTTTGAAACCTCAGTGCTCCTGCATGTGAATATTTTGGTCTCATGTAAGTCCAAAGATGCTGGAGACCTGATGAGCTGGTATTGCTCTGTGTGACTGTGCTACATGCCAGACAGTAGCCAATGTCTTTCCTATTTAGAGAATCATACTCttatttgtgaataatttatCTCAAAGGCACTGGATCAATAGCTATTTAAATACTGCTGACTATGAATTCTGTTATGATACAAAAAAGAGACATAAAGGACTTTAATATGTGTTGTCTGTTGTCTTCAATTGAGATTAATGACCTTGAGAACTTTACTACATTTGCAGTGAATGTTCTGAAGTAGATGCCATGCTGACGGCTTTTCTCTTTTCTGCACAGGTACAGAAGCTCAGCGGTTTGGCCAATGACAGACGCCTGTCAGTCAGGGTCCTAACCCCTCAGGGTTTTCTGGAGACCTCCTCAAATGATGCCGTTGGCCAAATTAACTTCCAGACTCAAGAAACAGGTAATAACACCACAGCAATTATAAAGAACAGTTTAAGTCAATAAAGTTTACATTTCCGAAAAATGTATATCTTTAAGGGACACAAACCTGGTCAAAGTAGATGCTGGCTAAAGTTTGAGCCACAAGTGGTGAAGAGGCTTTGGCTTTTCTTCGATGTAAAACACTTTTAATTACCTCACATGTGAAAATATGCTTTCTTTAAAAATCGCCTGTAATAATTAGAACCTCGGCATTTAACTTCTTTTTCATATTATTTATGAATGTGGCTCCTTATCCAAAGCGACTGGGTGCCGTGGGGTATTTAATCACTTTTTCTCCCCCTATTGGCCAAAAGCAGTTTGACAGCCTGATGTGATTTTATCTTATTGTCTGAATTATTTCGTCCTCCGGTACATCAAACACTTCAGTGTGATTATATAGCTTATGTTTAAACATTTACAATGCGCAGTTTGGCTAGTTCACAAACATATGTCATATAATTTACGTGGAGTACATATTTTGCGATATCTGATTTTTATGTGTAATTTCTTAACTCTAGGATTTTACCAGATGTGTCTCACCAACGCCCACAATAGTTTTGGCAGCATGCAGGTCTTCCTGAACTTCGGGGTTTACTACAAGGGTGCAGGCGACACGACAAAGACGGAGGATGGCAGAAGGAACATCACAGACACCCTGTCCCAGATTGAGGTAGCACTGCAAATGCCTGGATATTACATGACATATTTTGGCTATTTAAATGCATAACTTATTCTCTTCTACACTCGCCTAGGCAGTTTATAGCACTACCTACTTAATTACTGTAAAGTTTATGGATGACCTTTACTTGCCGTTAAATGT
The Paramormyrops kingsleyae isolate MSU_618 chromosome 13, PKINGS_0.4, whole genome shotgun sequence DNA segment above includes these coding regions:
- the LOC111843564 gene encoding transmembrane emp24 domain-containing protein 6-like; this encodes MLRVLSYSLILLLLVLQGPAHGGPGANPGAGPSGQELLWGSDQYDFAIVVQASALDCFWHHVHQGEKFYLNYMVQWVTGVADRRLSVSVNSPAGLLLSMIDDAKGQVSFLARETGFYQMCFSNFHNRLGSMQVFLSFGVYYEGAGEGKEKEEKQKELNDTLSIIQDSSYRLQAYVFHMGRYYSFARMSKGADYYLLLSNTSYVTWWSAAQSAVIITAGYLQLLVLKRLFKTTTSTESNKPRC
- the LOC111843569 gene encoding transmembrane emp24 domain-containing protein 6, whose translation is MQVMHVRLCCSLLLLLLRRGDGGQKTEPLADRGERATFWGSDHYDFTIMLPGSGLQCFWHFAQESGRFYLTYMVQKLSGLANDRRLSVRVLTPQGFLETSSNDAVGQINFQTQETGFYQMCLTNAHNSFGSMQVFLNFGVYYKGAGDTTKTEDGRRNITDTLSQIESSSKKLQGNIWQMWRHYNFGRMTKGADYYLLLSNASYVTWWSAAQSALIITAAYLQLLILKRLVTPRGTESVKPRC